Proteins encoded together in one Bacillus kexueae window:
- a CDS encoding flagellin translates to MRINHNIAALNTYRQLSAGSANASKSMEKLSSGLRINRAGDDAAGLAISEKMRAQVRGLEQASRNAQDGISLIQTAEGALNETHAILQRMRELAVQASNDTNTSDDRTELQKEMNQLTEEINRIGNNTEFNTKKLINGDLTGAGSGATQVNVTFDFSGIGAGQTGSTVLTIGGTDYTIAWDSGTANDNSGASDNFNAATKTITIATGTTDPSNVGDRIEAQLLAMRGADPSLSISEFDFSGSSGEDLQIVATTGGAYDGSAGQGMVQFKSGVNPVTTVNAEGSNGTNGTASFQVGANADQQFSVSINDMRAVALGLASTTAGGDADGGAGSSVFASGAANQITKDVTSGTEYALDISDATKATDAIAVIDNAIKTVSQERSKLGAYQNRLEHTINNLGTASENLTAAESRIRDVDYALAA, encoded by the coding sequence ATGAGAATTAACCACAACATTGCGGCGTTAAATACTTACCGCCAACTTTCTGCAGGTTCTGCAAATGCATCAAAGTCTATGGAAAAACTATCTTCTGGTCTTCGTATTAACCGTGCAGGTGACGATGCAGCCGGATTAGCAATCTCTGAAAAAATGCGTGCACAAGTTCGTGGGTTAGAGCAAGCATCACGTAATGCACAAGATGGTATTTCTTTAATTCAAACGGCTGAAGGTGCACTAAACGAAACACACGCAATTTTACAGCGTATGCGTGAGTTAGCTGTTCAAGCATCAAACGATACGAACACTTCTGATGATAGAACTGAATTACAAAAGGAAATGAACCAGTTAACAGAAGAAATTAATAGAATAGGAAATAATACTGAGTTCAATACAAAGAAATTAATAAATGGAGATTTAACTGGTGCAGGAAGTGGAGCTACTCAAGTTAATGTAACTTTTGATTTTTCAGGAATTGGAGCTGGACAAACTGGTAGTACAGTTTTAACAATTGGAGGGACAGACTACACAATTGCTTGGGATAGCGGTACTGCCAATGATAATTCTGGAGCAAGTGACAATTTTAATGCAGCAACAAAAACAATTACTATTGCAACAGGAACAACAGATCCAAGCAACGTTGGAGATCGTATTGAAGCACAGCTTTTAGCAATGCGTGGTGCAGATCCTTCACTTTCTATTTCCGAATTTGACTTTAGTGGTAGCTCTGGTGAAGATTTGCAAATAGTTGCTACTACTGGTGGTGCCTATGATGGATCTGCTGGTCAAGGAATGGTACAGTTTAAAAGTGGTGTAAATCCTGTAACAACTGTAAATGCGGAAGGTTCTAATGGAACAAACGGTACAGCATCATTCCAAGTTGGTGCAAATGCTGATCAACAATTCTCTGTTTCAATAAATGATATGAGAGCTGTTGCACTCGGTCTAGCTAGCACTACTGCCGGTGGAGATGCAGACGGAGGTGCTGGATCTTCGGTCTTTGCTTCTGGAGCAGCTAACCAAATTACAAAAGATGTGACATCTGGAACTGAGTATGCGTTAGATATTTCTGACGCTACAAAAGCTACGGATGCTATTGCAGTAATTGATAATGCTATTAAAACAGTTTCTCAAGAGCGTTCAAAACTAGGTGCTTATCAAAATCGTCTAGAACACACAATTAACAACTTAGGAACAGCATCTGAGAACTTAACAGCAGCTGAGTCTCGTATCCGTGACGTAGATTATGCCTTAGCTGCCTAG
- a CDS encoding carbon storage regulator — protein sequence MLVLGRKPGEYVVINDNIKVKVVKSNKGDLRLAIDAPKNVPIVRGEVYETNMKSQQSVK from the coding sequence ATGCTTGTACTTGGTCGAAAACCTGGTGAATACGTTGTAATCAATGACAATATTAAAGTGAAAGTTGTAAAGAGCAATAAAGGTGATTTGCGGCTCGCCATCGACGCACCTAAGAATGTTCCAATTGTGCGTGGCGAAGTTTATGAAACGAACATGAAATCACAACAATCTGTAAAATAA